The Prevotella fusca JCM 17724 genome includes a window with the following:
- a CDS encoding methyltransferase RsmF C-terminal domain-like protein — translation MTKDYSQPYQATQSPCSFAHDEQETRDVEEVEKKLPLAFTAYTRNLFGDELYQIFLKGLQAIPPVSIRLNPFKLSEGTNKINPELSPRPIPWCKEGFWLETRPNFTFDPLLHAGVYYVQEASSMFLSHVLQHWVKQPVMVLDLCAAPGGKTTCTRTSLPAGSFLFSNEPIGKRAQILAENVQKFGHEDVVVTNNYPRDYKKSKLIFDAIIADVPCSGEGMFRKDPQSIEEWTPQNVENCWQLQRSIIADIWDNLKPGGILIYSTCTFNAHEDEENIAWILNEYDAKLLSVPTEEAWNITGSLIGNPLKDGQEFPVYRFIPGKTRGEGIFMAIIRKRGENQALKYKTTVNSDKAVTEAHKRLRILSHGVKEGIQKGKTIIPDHTLALSLSTDKTAYPNVEVDYQTAIAYLRHEAIVLSSEAPRGIVLLTYKEHPIGFAKNLGNRANNLYPQEWRIKSTHIPNEPLVLL, via the coding sequence ATGACAAAAGATTATAGCCAACCATATCAGGCAACACAATCTCCTTGTTCTTTTGCCCATGACGAGCAAGAAACAAGAGATGTAGAAGAAGTAGAAAAGAAACTTCCTCTTGCCTTTACGGCTTATACTCGTAACCTTTTCGGAGATGAACTCTATCAAATATTTCTGAAAGGGTTGCAAGCAATTCCTCCTGTAAGTATCCGTCTTAATCCTTTTAAGTTGTCCGAGGGAACGAATAAGATTAATCCTGAGTTAAGTCCTCGACCCATTCCTTGGTGCAAAGAAGGCTTCTGGTTGGAAACAAGACCTAACTTTACGTTCGACCCACTACTCCATGCCGGAGTTTATTACGTGCAGGAAGCATCGTCTATGTTTCTATCTCATGTACTGCAACACTGGGTAAAACAGCCTGTTATGGTACTCGATCTTTGTGCTGCACCAGGTGGGAAAACAACTTGCACACGTACTTCTTTGCCTGCAGGTTCTTTCCTTTTCTCTAATGAACCGATAGGAAAACGAGCACAGATATTGGCAGAGAACGTTCAAAAGTTTGGTCATGAGGATGTTGTTGTTACAAATAATTATCCCCGTGATTATAAGAAATCAAAGCTAATTTTCGATGCCATCATAGCTGATGTACCTTGCTCAGGAGAAGGAATGTTCCGCAAAGACCCACAATCTATTGAGGAATGGACCCCACAGAATGTGGAGAACTGCTGGCAGCTACAGCGTAGTATCATTGCAGACATATGGGACAACCTGAAGCCTGGGGGTATTCTCATCTATTCCACCTGCACCTTCAATGCCCACGAAGATGAAGAGAATATTGCGTGGATTCTCAACGAATATGATGCAAAACTCCTCTCTGTGCCCACAGAAGAAGCATGGAATATAACAGGTTCACTCATCGGTAACCCACTCAAGGATGGTCAGGAGTTTCCTGTCTATCGTTTTATCCCGGGCAAGACACGTGGAGAAGGAATCTTTATGGCTATCATTCGTAAACGTGGAGAGAATCAAGCTCTCAAGTATAAGACAACTGTAAACTCCGACAAAGCTGTCACTGAAGCACATAAACGTCTCCGCATACTTTCACATGGTGTAAAAGAAGGTATACAAAAAGGGAAAACTATCATACCAGACCATACATTAGCTCTCTCCCTCTCAACTGACAAAACTGCTTATCCTAATGTAGAAGTTGATTACCAGACAGCCATCGCCTATCTTCGACACGAGGCCATCGTATTATCTTCTGAAGCCCCACGTGGCATAGTTCTTCTTACTTATAAAGAACATCCAATAGGTTTTGCAAAGAACCTCGGCAACCGTGCCAACAATCTCTATCCACAGGAATGGCGCATAAAGAGTACACATATCCCAAACGAACCTCTGGTGCTTCTGTAA
- a CDS encoding thymidylate synthase → MQQYLNLLNRILTEGTQKGDRTGTGTLSIFGHQMRFDLRDGFPLLTTKKLHLKSIIYELLWFLRGDTNVRYLQEHGVRIWNEWADENGDLGPVYGHQWRSWPDYKGGTIDQIKNVVDMIKHNPDSRRMLVTAWNPAEVDNMALPPCHCLFQFYVADGRLSLQLYQRSADSFLGVPFNIASYALLLQMIAQVTGLEPGDFIHTTGDTHLYMNHLEQAKLQLTREPRPLPKMKINPDVKDIFDFKFEDFELTDYDPLPHIPGVVAV, encoded by the coding sequence ATGCAACAATATTTAAACCTCCTCAACCGCATCCTTACAGAAGGAACACAGAAAGGTGACAGAACAGGAACGGGAACTTTATCTATTTTTGGTCATCAGATGCGCTTTGATTTGCGCGATGGCTTTCCACTGCTGACTACCAAGAAGCTGCATTTGAAAAGTATTATTTATGAATTACTATGGTTCTTACGTGGCGATACGAATGTGCGCTACCTACAGGAACATGGTGTAAGAATATGGAATGAGTGGGCTGATGAAAACGGAGATCTCGGTCCTGTCTATGGTCATCAGTGGCGTTCATGGCCTGATTATAAAGGAGGTACTATTGATCAGATTAAGAATGTAGTCGATATGATCAAGCATAATCCTGATTCACGTCGTATGTTAGTTACTGCATGGAACCCAGCAGAAGTGGATAACATGGCTCTTCCACCTTGTCACTGTCTCTTCCAATTCTATGTTGCTGATGGTAGATTATCACTCCAACTCTATCAGCGTTCAGCTGACAGCTTCCTCGGTGTGCCGTTTAATATTGCTTCATACGCTCTTCTTCTGCAGATGATAGCACAGGTAACAGGGCTTGAGCCGGGTGATTTTATCCATACTACTGGCGACACACATCTCTATATGAACCACCTTGAGCAGGCTAAACTACAGCTTACACGTGAACCACGTCCACTTCCAAAGATGAAGATTAATCCTGATGTTAAGGATATCTTCGACTTCAAGTTTGAAGACTTTGAACTGACTGATTACGACCCGTTGCCACATATACCGGGAGTCGTTGCAGTGTAA
- the ribH gene encoding 6,7-dimethyl-8-ribityllumazine synthase, whose product MATELHHLSDYDAQSVPDASNMCFGIVVAEWNPEITGALLDGAVKTLEKHGAIPENIHIKTVPGSFELIYGAQMMTKNDGFDAVIILGSVIRGETPHFDYICEGVTYGIARLNASQNIPVIYGLLTTDNLQQAKDRSGGRLGNKGDECAIDAIKMAKF is encoded by the coding sequence ATGGCAACAGAACTTCATCATTTATCCGACTACGATGCACAGAGCGTACCTGACGCAAGCAACATGTGTTTCGGCATTGTCGTAGCTGAATGGAACCCGGAGATTACTGGTGCGTTGCTTGATGGTGCTGTAAAAACACTTGAGAAGCATGGTGCTATCCCAGAGAATATTCATATCAAGACTGTCCCAGGTAGCTTTGAACTTATTTACGGTGCACAGATGATGACTAAGAATGACGGTTTTGATGCTGTTATCATTCTTGGAAGTGTTATTCGTGGTGAAACGCCTCACTTCGACTATATCTGTGAAGGTGTTACATACGGCATAGCACGCCTCAACGCATCGCAGAACATCCCTGTCATCTATGGTCTTCTTACTACTGACAACCTGCAGCAGGCTAAGGACCGCAGCGGTGGCAGACTTGGAAACAAGGGGGATGAGTGTGCTATCGATGCTATTAAGATGGCAAAGTTCTAA
- the porE gene encoding PorE family type IX secretion system protein — protein MNYLRLLHILRRQRQNLLLAVGVTMMLTACGIDRNIKKGEKHLSLGEYYDAATQFKTAYQRTSPKDRRQRGELSLKMAGCYERISSSQRAIAAYRNAIRYKLDNGETHKRLADNLMKEGSYAEAVKEYRIALDSMPNNQLIAQKMQTAPIAAGVKERGSKYIVKRMDVLNSRRQDYSPMLFGDKYEQLYFTSTRNEAKGDELSGITGAKAGDIFLSEKDDKGKWSTPKAIESALNTEADEGTPAFSVDGREMYITQCLTDPSYPRYAQIAVSNRSDAAWGKATKLEISRDTLSSFAHPAVSPDGNWLYFTSDMPGGKGGLDIWRVRLTGGTTGGVENLGEPINTPGDEEFPTFRPNGDLYFSSNGHGGLGGLDIFIAKVGYDRRYHLEHPGFPLNSQGDDFGMTFEGIHNRGFFSSNRGDGRGWDHIYSFELPEIIQTVKGWVYEMDGYELPAAQIFMVGDDGTNKKLAVKGDGSFEQEVQPGVNYIFLATCNGYLNHKEEIKVGTVENSKVHTLQFALAGINVPVLIDNIFYDFDKATLRPESEKALDALVNLLKENPNVTIELSAHTDYVGSADYNKRLSQRRADAVVAYLTTHGIVKERLTPVGYGKERPKKIRKKVTEKYSWLKENDVLTEEFIKKIDKEKQEIANQLNRRTEFTVLRTTYGMFDEKGNLKQQPRPKKKDSLDDDGMIIIDIP, from the coding sequence ATGAACTACCTAAGGCTTTTACACATACTTCGCAGACAGAGACAGAATCTTCTCTTAGCTGTTGGTGTCACTATGATGCTGACTGCATGCGGTATAGATAGAAACATAAAGAAAGGTGAAAAACACCTTTCCTTGGGCGAGTATTATGACGCTGCGACCCAATTTAAGACCGCTTATCAGCGTACATCACCTAAAGATAGACGTCAACGTGGAGAGTTATCTTTGAAGATGGCTGGATGTTACGAGCGTATTTCGTCATCTCAACGAGCAATCGCTGCCTATAGAAATGCCATTCGTTATAAATTGGACAATGGTGAGACGCATAAGCGTTTGGCTGACAATCTGATGAAGGAAGGTAGCTATGCGGAGGCTGTTAAGGAATATCGAATAGCACTTGATTCGATGCCTAACAATCAACTCATTGCTCAAAAAATGCAGACTGCACCAATAGCTGCAGGCGTGAAAGAGCGTGGTTCAAAGTATATTGTGAAGCGAATGGACGTGTTAAACTCACGCCGACAGGATTATTCACCAATGCTTTTCGGTGATAAATACGAACAGCTGTATTTCACTTCAACACGAAATGAAGCGAAAGGCGACGAATTGAGTGGTATTACGGGTGCAAAGGCTGGCGACATATTCCTTAGTGAAAAGGATGATAAAGGCAAATGGAGTACCCCAAAGGCTATTGAGTCTGCATTGAATACAGAGGCTGATGAGGGAACACCTGCTTTCTCAGTAGATGGTAGGGAGATGTATATCACACAGTGTTTGACTGACCCCAGCTATCCTCGTTATGCCCAGATTGCTGTCAGCAATCGTTCTGATGCAGCCTGGGGAAAGGCTACAAAGTTGGAAATCAGCCGTGACACACTGTCGAGCTTTGCCCATCCTGCAGTTTCACCAGATGGCAACTGGCTTTATTTCACCAGTGATATGCCAGGCGGGAAAGGTGGTCTTGATATTTGGCGTGTACGTCTTACAGGTGGTACAACGGGAGGTGTTGAAAATCTTGGAGAGCCTATCAATACACCCGGAGACGAAGAGTTCCCTACTTTCCGACCAAATGGTGACCTTTATTTCTCAAGTAACGGACATGGTGGATTGGGTGGTCTTGACATCTTTATAGCTAAGGTTGGCTATGACCGGCGCTATCACTTAGAACATCCGGGATTCCCCCTTAACTCGCAAGGTGACGACTTTGGTATGACTTTCGAGGGCATTCACAATCGTGGTTTCTTCTCTTCAAACCGTGGTGACGGGCGTGGCTGGGACCATATTTATAGTTTTGAACTCCCAGAAATCATTCAGACCGTCAAGGGATGGGTCTATGAAATGGATGGTTATGAGTTACCAGCTGCACAGATATTCATGGTAGGTGATGATGGAACCAATAAGAAGTTAGCTGTCAAAGGAGATGGCTCTTTCGAGCAGGAAGTACAACCCGGTGTTAATTATATCTTCCTTGCAACCTGCAATGGTTACTTAAATCATAAAGAAGAAATAAAGGTGGGTACAGTTGAAAACTCCAAGGTACATACGCTTCAGTTTGCTTTAGCAGGAATAAATGTACCTGTATTGATTGATAACATCTTCTATGACTTTGACAAAGCGACACTTCGTCCAGAATCAGAGAAGGCTTTGGATGCTCTTGTTAACCTACTCAAAGAGAATCCAAACGTAACGATTGAACTTTCAGCCCACACCGATTACGTTGGTTCAGCTGATTATAACAAACGCCTTTCACAACGACGTGCAGATGCTGTAGTGGCTTATCTTACCACACATGGTATCGTTAAAGAACGTCTCACGCCTGTTGGATATGGCAAGGAGCGTCCTAAGAAGATTCGCAAGAAGGTCACAGAGAAGTATTCTTGGTTGAAGGAAAACGATGTACTTACCGAAGAATTCATCAAGAAGATCGATAAGGAGAAGCAAGAGATAGCCAATCAATTGAACCGTCGAACTGAGTTTACGGTCCTTCGTACCACATACGGTATGTTTGATGAGAAGGGAAATCTCAAGCAACAACCAAGACCTAAGAAGAAAGACAGTCTCGATGATGATGGAATGATAATTATTGACATTCCCTAA
- a CDS encoding dihydrofolate reductase: MEINIIAAVAANRAIGYQNDMVYFISEDLKRFKQLTTGHTVIMGRKTFHSLPKGALPNRRNIVLSRTETDFPGCDVYSSLDEALKHIGAEEQAFIIGGASLYKEALTIADRLYLTEIAAIPPHADVFFPAYDDGRWTVESREERPATDNNPAYAFVNYVRK, from the coding sequence ATGGAAATAAATATTATTGCAGCAGTAGCAGCCAATCGCGCCATTGGCTATCAGAATGATATGGTCTATTTCATTAGCGAAGACCTAAAACGTTTTAAACAACTAACAACGGGACACACCGTTATCATGGGACGTAAGACATTCCATTCACTACCAAAAGGCGCCCTGCCTAATCGTAGGAACATTGTACTTAGTAGAACGGAAACAGACTTCCCTGGTTGTGATGTCTATTCTTCACTCGATGAAGCTCTCAAGCATATTGGTGCAGAAGAACAGGCTTTCATCATTGGCGGAGCAAGTCTTTATAAGGAGGCTCTCACCATTGCAGACCGACTCTATCTTACCGAGATAGCAGCTATCCCCCCACATGCTGACGTCTTCTTCCCTGCTTATGACGATGGAAGATGGACTGTAGAATCACGTGAAGAACGCCCTGCGACAGATAACAATCCTGCTTATGCTTTCGTAAATTATGTGCGGAAATAA
- a CDS encoding endonuclease MutS2, translating to MIYPKNFEQKIGFTEVRSLLRARCLSPLGKERIDAMSFSTDATQVNTWMEEIREFRRIQEGQDDFPLDNFFDVRESVARIRLEGTHMEVEELFDLKRSLETIIAIVNFLSRGEETEQGEVRHYYPTLYNLADGIATFPLLVQRISQIIDKFGKMRDNASPELLQIRRELARIEGSISRTLYGILRAAQGEGLVEKDVTPTLRDGRVVIPVAPGLKRKISGIVHDESATGRTVYIEPTEVVEANNKIRELENEERREMIRILTDFAKKVRPNVREILDSYNLMASVDFIRAKAELARLFKSFEPQVADTPHIDWIRAIHPLLQLSLERKNNKKVNSSLSESNEEIDKVSNEVENKQEYDTILEEENETRNVPSSVVPLDIQLTNDKHLLIISGPNAGGKSVCLKTVGLLQYMLQCGLSIPVGDRSTTGIFTDIMIDIGDEQSIENDLSTYSSHLMNMKIMMRRASDRTLILIDEFGTGTEPQIGGAIAESVLRQFWRKHAWAVITTHYQNLKHFAEEHPGTANGAMLYDRHEMRPLFQLAIGRPGSSFAIEIARKTGIPEEVIRDASEIVGSDYIQSDKYLQDIVRDKRYWENKRQTIHSHEKELEKRISQYEKDIAALEQSRKEILNRAKAQAEEIIKESNRRIENAIREIREKQAEKEETKRIRQELAAYEAGLTDGGKTEKADSSNKKKLKSSGLLSDDDFQKKVDKIKSRKERHEQHLKEKTSKQQAAAEALKNAVRKQQGGGIVMAGDSVRIKGLTTVGKVESIEGKQATVIFGGMRTKMAVSRLEHVDTATIQPEQKQFQAYNYSRETRETIDKHRNQFHQELDVRGMRADEALNQVQYFIDDAILVGASQVRVLHGKGNGILRQLIRQYLGSVPNVTNYRDEHVQFGGAGITVVEL from the coding sequence ATGATATATCCCAAGAACTTTGAGCAGAAGATTGGTTTCACGGAGGTGCGCTCACTCCTGCGTGCACGCTGCCTGTCGCCTTTAGGCAAGGAACGGATTGATGCGATGAGCTTTTCTACTGATGCCACACAGGTAAATACTTGGATGGAAGAAATCAGAGAGTTTCGTAGAATACAAGAAGGACAGGACGACTTTCCATTAGATAATTTCTTTGATGTACGCGAAAGTGTGGCACGGATTCGCTTGGAAGGAACCCACATGGAAGTGGAAGAACTCTTTGATTTGAAGCGTTCATTAGAGACAATCATTGCTATTGTGAACTTTCTGAGTCGTGGAGAAGAGACCGAACAGGGCGAAGTACGACATTACTACCCTACTCTCTATAATCTTGCAGATGGCATTGCCACCTTCCCATTGCTTGTTCAGCGCATTTCACAGATTATCGACAAATTCGGCAAGATGCGTGACAACGCCTCACCAGAACTGCTCCAGATACGTCGAGAGCTTGCCCGCATAGAGGGAAGTATCTCACGGACACTATACGGAATTCTACGTGCTGCACAGGGAGAAGGACTTGTTGAGAAGGATGTTACACCTACCTTGCGTGACGGCAGAGTGGTCATCCCGGTTGCACCGGGCTTGAAACGTAAGATTTCGGGTATTGTACACGATGAAAGTGCTACGGGTAGGACGGTTTATATTGAGCCTACCGAAGTTGTTGAAGCTAATAATAAGATTCGTGAACTTGAGAATGAGGAGCGAAGAGAGATGATTCGTATCCTCACAGACTTTGCCAAAAAGGTACGTCCGAACGTGCGCGAGATTCTTGACTCATACAATCTTATGGCTTCAGTAGACTTCATTCGTGCGAAAGCTGAGCTTGCCAGACTCTTTAAGAGCTTTGAGCCTCAGGTGGCTGATACGCCTCATATTGATTGGATAAGAGCCATCCATCCTCTGCTTCAACTGTCTTTGGAAAGAAAGAATAATAAGAAGGTAAATTCTTCATTATCTGAGAGTAATGAAGAAATAGATAAAGTTTCTAATGAAGTTGAAAACAAGCAAGAGTACGATACAATATTAGAGGAAGAGAACGAGACACGTAATGTTCCTTCAAGTGTTGTCCCTCTCGACATTCAACTCACCAATGACAAACATCTGTTGATTATCTCTGGTCCGAATGCTGGTGGTAAATCTGTTTGTCTGAAGACGGTAGGACTGCTTCAGTATATGCTTCAGTGTGGTCTTTCCATCCCTGTTGGTGACCGTTCTACAACTGGTATCTTTACGGATATTATGATAGACATCGGTGATGAGCAAAGCATTGAGAATGATCTCAGCACCTATTCTTCTCACTTGATGAATATGAAGATAATGATGCGTCGTGCTTCTGATCGTACGCTTATCCTCATTGATGAGTTTGGAACAGGTACAGAACCACAGATTGGCGGAGCCATTGCAGAGTCAGTTTTACGTCAGTTCTGGCGGAAACATGCTTGGGCGGTGATTACAACCCACTATCAAAATCTTAAGCATTTTGCAGAAGAACATCCGGGAACAGCCAATGGTGCGATGCTCTATGACCGTCACGAAATGCGCCCACTCTTCCAGTTAGCCATCGGCAGACCGGGCAGTTCATTCGCTATTGAGATTGCTCGAAAGACAGGAATACCAGAGGAAGTTATCCGTGATGCATCAGAGATAGTTGGCTCTGATTATATCCAGAGTGACAAATACTTACAGGATATTGTTCGAGATAAACGTTATTGGGAAAACAAACGTCAGACCATTCACAGCCACGAGAAGGAGCTGGAGAAGCGCATCAGTCAATATGAAAAAGATATTGCAGCATTAGAACAAAGTCGTAAGGAGATTCTCAATCGTGCCAAGGCACAAGCTGAAGAGATTATCAAGGAGAGTAACCGCCGTATAGAAAACGCTATCCGTGAAATCAGAGAGAAGCAGGCTGAGAAGGAGGAAACCAAACGTATTCGTCAGGAACTGGCTGCTTATGAAGCAGGATTGACGGATGGAGGCAAGACTGAAAAGGCTGATTCATCCAATAAGAAGAAACTAAAAAGTAGCGGATTACTCTCTGATGACGACTTCCAGAAGAAGGTTGATAAGATCAAGAGCCGAAAAGAACGCCACGAACAGCATCTGAAGGAAAAGACAAGCAAGCAACAAGCAGCTGCCGAAGCATTGAAGAATGCTGTGCGTAAACAGCAAGGTGGAGGTATTGTTATGGCTGGTGATTCTGTGCGGATAAAGGGTCTTACGACCGTTGGAAAGGTTGAATCAATTGAAGGAAAGCAGGCAACGGTGATCTTTGGAGGAATGAGAACAAAGATGGCTGTAAGCCGTCTGGAGCACGTAGACACAGCTACTATTCAGCCTGAACAAAAGCAATTCCAAGCATATAATTATAGCCGTGAGACACGTGAGACCATTGACAAGCATCGCAATCAGTTCCATCAAGAGTTGGATGTACGTGGCATGAGGGCTGATGAAGCCTTGAACCAGGTGCAATACTTTATAGACGATGCCATCCTTGTTGGGGCAAGTCAGGTGCGTGTTCTTCATGGAAAGGGCAATGGAATACTTCGTCAGCTAATCCGACAGTACCTTGGCAGTGTTCCTAACGTTACAAACTATCGCGATGAACACGTACAGTTTGGTGGCGCAGGTATAACGGTTGTGGAGCTATAA
- a CDS encoding TonB-dependent receptor plug domain-containing protein — protein MRKLLFTILLICVHTALYAQTDNVLLSRILRQVQLFPQEKTYVFTDADSYQAGQRINLRVFLVNAVVHQTDSMSRYVYVELLNPERLVVKRVRLLRSNQDFVGYIDIPEGVAKGRYMLRSYTQNMLNLEGYESLKSIFIGGHGKLLPFKYDDTLSESFSKIDIYLNVKRLSNSVKVSISSGNNIVKNEYRLFVHCRSIPLYFGKISEGKDVILCRDSLSQGGIYSFQLLDGNLKTVVEKLFFLYPEKEHCAISAKWDASDTTDDGMLPCLITADGLREGETMDVSVRVEYAGMNDVKGRSNILSHLLFDMDVAGCPEEPASILSSKEAEGLAGGCNWKRYRMDDVIRGGCKKGRIGIEKTAVIRGRVETLIGHKPIKEGVVNLISPDKGFYAMAKTDAQGRFSFEGMDFPEGTQYVLNAFTKAGKSWVKLLLDEEDFPPYAGQFPSFEWTEHDTTRVDAMLDMPKDGVLMDEVHVFSHQPAYASRSDAYARTADFSFGLRDIESIGATCLHELLRRIPGVTVDLGKCYVRGGATVGGRRPAAVAIDGIFVNEDYDLDNIQMADVERVDVFKGGSTVIWGAIGGMGVISITTKKGDFKTDDVPLTNTKIFTTLGYQVPECFTPNQRIPVWLPSLRGRSFRLLLPSVCRSGYRLVIEGVTSEGRIVSYAGALEE, from the coding sequence ATGAGAAAACTACTTTTCACCATATTACTGATATGTGTTCATACAGCATTGTATGCGCAGACTGACAACGTCCTTTTGAGCCGTATTCTTCGACAGGTACAGTTGTTCCCACAGGAGAAGACATACGTCTTTACCGATGCAGACAGCTATCAGGCAGGACAGAGGATTAATCTGCGTGTCTTTCTGGTGAATGCTGTGGTTCATCAAACAGATAGTATGAGCCGTTATGTATATGTTGAACTCCTTAACCCGGAACGCCTTGTTGTGAAACGTGTACGTCTGTTGCGGAGTAATCAGGACTTCGTGGGGTATATAGACATTCCGGAAGGGGTGGCGAAAGGACGTTATATGTTACGTAGCTATACGCAGAATATGTTGAACTTAGAAGGATATGAAAGTCTGAAAAGTATCTTTATCGGCGGACATGGAAAGCTCTTGCCTTTTAAGTATGATGATACTTTAAGTGAAAGTTTTAGTAAAATAGATATATATCTGAATGTAAAAAGATTAAGTAATAGTGTTAAAGTAAGTATTAGTAGTGGAAATAATATTGTAAAGAACGAATACAGGTTATTTGTACACTGTCGTTCCATTCCACTTTACTTTGGAAAGATAAGTGAAGGAAAGGATGTCATTCTCTGTAGAGATAGTCTTTCCCAAGGTGGTATTTACTCTTTTCAACTTCTTGACGGAAACTTGAAAACAGTCGTTGAGAAACTGTTTTTTTTGTACCCGGAGAAAGAACATTGTGCGATTTCAGCGAAGTGGGATGCTTCAGATACTACTGATGACGGAATGCTTCCTTGTCTTATTACGGCAGATGGATTGCGGGAAGGAGAGACAATGGATGTCTCTGTGCGTGTGGAATATGCAGGTATGAATGATGTGAAAGGACGGTCGAATATCCTTTCCCATTTGCTGTTTGATATGGATGTAGCTGGGTGTCCGGAAGAACCGGCATCTATTTTGTCAAGTAAAGAAGCTGAAGGATTGGCTGGCGGCTGTAACTGGAAACGGTATCGAATGGACGACGTAATCCGAGGAGGCTGTAAGAAGGGGCGGATTGGCATAGAAAAAACGGCTGTGATACGAGGAAGGGTTGAGACACTGATTGGTCATAAACCGATAAAAGAAGGAGTCGTAAATCTCATTTCACCCGACAAAGGTTTTTATGCAATGGCAAAGACCGATGCGCAAGGACGCTTTTCTTTTGAGGGAATGGACTTTCCTGAAGGGACACAATATGTTCTGAATGCGTTTACAAAGGCTGGAAAATCGTGGGTGAAGCTGTTACTGGATGAGGAAGACTTCCCTCCTTATGCAGGGCAGTTCCCCTCGTTTGAATGGACGGAGCATGACACAACACGCGTTGATGCTATGCTGGATATGCCGAAAGATGGTGTCCTGATGGATGAGGTTCATGTATTCAGCCACCAACCGGCGTATGCTTCCCGTTCCGATGCTTATGCCCGGACAGCCGATTTTTCCTTTGGGTTGCGGGATATTGAAAGTATCGGGGCAACCTGTCTGCATGAACTGTTACGCAGGATTCCCGGTGTGACGGTGGATTTGGGAAAGTGTTATGTGCGAGGTGGTGCGACGGTTGGAGGCAGACGTCCCGCAGCGGTTGCGATAGATGGGATATTTGTCAATGAGGATTATGACTTAGACAATATCCAGATGGCGGATGTTGAAAGAGTAGATGTTTTCAAGGGCGGCTCTACGGTTATCTGGGGAGCCATTGGTGGTATGGGTGTCATCTCTATAACGACAAAGAAAGGTGATTTCAAGACTGATGATGTTCCGCTGACGAACACGAAGATATTTACAACTTTAGGCTATCAAGTTCCGGAATGTTTTACTCCCAACCAGCGCATCCCAGTGTGGTTGCCTTCTTTGCGTGGGCGTTCTTTCCGATTGCTGTTGCCTTCTGTCTGTCG
- a CDS encoding tetratricopeptide repeat protein produces the protein MVNNKEQGTYEDTLNNSEAAFLKYKKPFLIALVAVVVVVAGVILYKNYISAPHEAEASTELAKSQMLFNSQQYDQALAGFQKVQSDYSSTDAGNLANLYVALCYAHQSKPNWAKALENAEKFSTSNDEMISPASQMALGDIYANNNQNDKAVECFKKAAKMANSEAADNTNLSIAPLALRKAGILLESEGKKAEALEIYKDIKKTYVNSPVYQDIDKYIERASN, from the coding sequence ATGGTAAACAACAAAGAACAGGGTACATACGAAGATACCCTTAACAATTCTGAAGCCGCTTTCTTGAAATACAAGAAGCCTTTCCTTATCGCCTTAGTTGCTGTCGTCGTAGTCGTAGCAGGTGTTATCCTTTACAAGAACTATATCTCTGCTCCTCATGAGGCTGAAGCAAGCACAGAGTTGGCTAAGAGCCAGATGCTCTTCAACAGTCAGCAGTATGACCAGGCACTTGCCGGTTTCCAGAAGGTACAGAGCGACTACAGCAGCACTGACGCCGGCAATCTTGCAAACCTTTATGTAGCACTTTGCTATGCTCACCAGTCTAAACCAAACTGGGCAAAGGCATTGGAGAATGCAGAAAAGTTCAGCACATCCAACGATGAGATGATCAGTCCGGCATCACAGATGGCACTTGGTGACATCTATGCCAACAACAACCAGAACGACAAGGCTGTTGAGTGCTTCAAGAAAGCAGCAAAGATGGCTAACTCTGAAGCAGCTGACAATACCAACCTCAGTATCGCTCCTCTGGCATTGCGCAAGGCTGGCATCCTCCTTGAAAGTGAGGGAAAGAAGGCTGAAGCACTTGAAATCTACAAGGATATCAAGAAGACTTACGTCAACTCTCCTGTCTATCAGGATATTGACAAGTACATTGAGCGTGCTTCCAACTAA